The sequence GCCCTCCCCACCCCCGGTCGGGACGCAGCTCTCGGCATGTGGCATTTTGGCCCGTTTTCACGAAGTTTTTCTGCATTCGTAGCAAAAGGcctcaaaaatgcatttttctggcCCAAAACATCTCAATCCCGCCCCCATCCCCATCGCTTCAGCCCAGAGACCAAACCCCACAGCCACATCCCCCCGCCCCGTGGGGAGCCCCacgtcccccccaccccatgggGACGCCTGTGCCCCCCACAGTGATGTGccacactcccccccccccaccccacggggtgtccctgcatccccccccccccccccgtgccccacGGCAATGCCCCGCGGTCTCCCTGTGCCCCATAGGGCCTGGGGGCCCCTcggctccgggggggggggctgtcggGCCCAGCACAAAGCAGCGCCTGTGCCACCCCCGCGgacgtccccgtccccatcgGGACAAGGGGCCTttgtggggcggggggggggggggggagggggccacccggacgcctgggtccccggggaggggggggggcgggggggctgggCGCTcccagatgcctgggtccccGCTGCTGAAGCATGCTGGCCGCCCTGCTGTggggggctgccctgggggtcgtgctgctggggggggccCTGGAGAGGTGAggggctccggggggggggcctggggggggcagggaggggctGGGTGATGGCCGTAGGGCAGAAGAGCTGGGGGTCCTGTTGGGTGGGGGGATCCCTGGGGGAGTCTATAGGGGCAGGAAGATccctgggggggtccctggggagcaggagagtCCCAGGAAATCCCTCTGGAGCAtcctgggggtccctgggagTTCCCAGGGGCAGGGGAGGTCCCCCGTGGGGTGCCCCACTGATCCACCCCACAGCAGGGGGGGCTGCGCCCGCCACCTGCAGTGGgtgccccagccccacagcgAGACCTTCGCCCAGGCTCAGCACCAgccctacctgaccctctgcGGGGGCCGCGTCTGCAGCACCTACCGGTACCCCCCCGGGGGGCTGGGCACTAGGGTCCCccgggaggagggagctgggcacAGGGGGTCCCCATGGCGGGGGGTGTGGGCACCGGGGTccctgggagggggggaggaagagccCCTCGGGGGTCCCTGTGGGGTGGGGTCTGGACACCTGGGtccttggggtgggggggtcccggacgcctgggtcctaTTTGGGGGGGGTGGCTGGACACAGGGTccccatggcggggggggggggggggggggcgagggctGAATGCCTGGGTCCCcatgggggggaggggggcctGGGGGGTGGGAGCAGAAGCCCCTGGTGGGGTCCCTGGGGGTGGGGGTCCTGGGTGCCTGGGTCCcctgggaggcagcagagacacctgggtccctgcAGGGCGGGGGTCCGGCTGCCTGGGGGtccttgggggggggcgggttgTGGGGCACCTGGGTCCCCGCGGTGGGGGTCCCGGATGGATGCCTGAGTCCCGCACGGGTGGGCACCCGCAGCACCACGTACCGGGTGGCCTCACGGCGGGTGGAGCGGCGGGTGCTGCGGCCCGGCCTCATCTGCCAGCAGGGTGAGCCAGGgggtcggggaggggggggaagtcGGAGATGGGGCTGGACCCTGGGTctcctgggggggggcggggagtggGGACCCCTGGGTCCatgggggagggtgggggtccCTGACGCCTGGGTCCatggaggtggggggggtggaGTGGGGACCCCCCAGACAGCCAGTGGGGCAGCGGGGGTCCCAGATGCCTGGGTTCCATGGGgtcacctgcccccccccagcgcccACCCTGGAGTCCCTCTCAGCCCACCTGAAGGTGCTGCAGGAGCGGATGgaggcgctggagcaggtggggccggggggagcagggggtgtGGGGGCCCCCATACCCCATAAGCGGGTGCTGGAGGGGCTCCCACCCCCCCAGTAAGGGTGGGGGGTACTCGGGGCCCCCCCTGACCCCCCGTGTGTGAGGCAGGCGCTGGGGGGGCCCCTGCAGTACCTGGACCGGGTGGAGACTTTGGGGGAGCAGCTGATGGACCTGGAGGAGCGACTGGGGGCCTGTGAGtgccccccccacacccccccaaacACGAGGGGCCCCCCTGGCTCAGCCCACACCCCTGCGACCCCTCACAGGGCCCCCATGCCCCCCCAGGAGCACCTGGGACGCCTATGGCACCCCGTGACCCCCAGGGGCACCCCAAGAAGCCCCATAAGACCCTCAAGACCCTT comes from Aquila chrysaetos chrysaetos unplaced genomic scaffold, bAquChr1.4, whole genome shotgun sequence and encodes:
- the EGFL8 gene encoding epidermal growth factor-like protein 8 translates to MLAALLWGAALGVVLLGGALESRGGCARHLQWVPQPHSETFAQAQHQPYLTLCGGRVCSTYRTTYRVASRRVERRVLRPGLICQQAPTLESLSAHLKVLQERMEALEQALGGPLQYLDRVETLGEQLMDLEERLGACDCGGGKNAFGYKTRR